In Azospirillum ramasamyi, the following are encoded in one genomic region:
- a CDS encoding DUF6064 family protein: MPEWWTYSAEDFLLFSPRAYWRLIERHNEALWPAQVPILLLGIAILWLLFRPRPWSHRTIAGSLALLWGWVAWSFLWERYTTINWAAVYVAPLFALQAVLLASVGPRLRWSFDRSARGVVGLGLFLYAVVLHPLTAPLAGRSIRGAEVFGITPDPTAIATVGLVLMAAGRWSWLLLVIPLIWCLGSWLTLYGMGAAESWVLLAAAGAGAGAMAMLGAPPAARTE; this comes from the coding sequence ATGCCGGAATGGTGGACCTACTCCGCCGAGGATTTCCTGCTGTTCAGCCCGCGCGCCTACTGGCGGTTGATCGAACGCCACAATGAGGCGCTCTGGCCGGCGCAGGTGCCGATCCTGCTGCTCGGCATCGCCATTCTGTGGCTCCTGTTCCGGCCGCGGCCATGGTCGCACCGGACGATCGCGGGAAGTCTGGCGCTCCTGTGGGGCTGGGTCGCCTGGAGTTTCCTGTGGGAGCGCTACACCACCATCAATTGGGCGGCGGTCTACGTCGCACCGCTGTTCGCGCTGCAGGCCGTGCTGCTGGCCTCGGTCGGCCCCCGGCTGCGCTGGTCGTTCGACCGGTCGGCGCGTGGGGTGGTGGGGCTCGGGCTGTTTCTCTATGCCGTCGTCCTGCACCCGCTGACGGCGCCGCTGGCGGGGCGGTCGATACGGGGGGCGGAGGTCTTCGGCATCACGCCGGACCCGACCGCCATCGCGACCGTCGGGCTTGTCCTGATGGCGGCCGGGCGCTGGTCGTGGCTGTTGCTCGTCATTCCGCTCATCTGGTGCCTTGGTAGCTGGCTGACCCTGTACGGCATGGGAGCGGCGGAAAGCTGGGTCCTGCTGGCTGCGGCGGGGGCAGGGGCGGGGGCAATGGCGATGCTCGGCGCCCCGCCCGCCGCCCGCACGGAGTGA
- a CDS encoding CoA transferase encodes MSSLLSDLRIVEVSAFVAAPLGGMTLAQLGAEVIRIDPIGGNIDYRRWPLAPDGTSLYWTALNKAKRSVTLALDKPEGREIAQAIITASGEDAGFLLTNLPASGWMGYEALSAKRDDLIMLRLTGNPDGSAAVDYTVNCAGGFPMATGRGGEPVNHVLPAWDVAAGLYLATGLLAAERHRRRTGRGQEVTVALADVMLATIGNLGYLADVRVNGAVRPPMGNDLYGAYGRDFATADGRRAMVVAISNRQWKALGKATGLTDRLAMIGPLMGVDMDDEGGRFQARDAISAVLAPWFAARKLAEVEAAFAGSGVLWGPYRDFGQLVAEDARCSTANPLFREIDQPGVGSLLVPGSPLGFPGMGERTDHRPAPGLGQDTDAVLADLLGLPSAEIGRLHDAGIVA; translated from the coding sequence ATGTCCTCCTTACTCTCCGATCTGCGCATCGTCGAAGTCTCGGCCTTCGTCGCGGCTCCGCTGGGCGGCATGACGCTGGCCCAGCTGGGCGCGGAGGTGATCCGCATCGACCCCATCGGCGGCAACATCGACTACCGCCGCTGGCCGCTGGCGCCCGACGGCACCAGCCTCTATTGGACGGCGCTGAACAAGGCGAAGCGGTCGGTCACCCTGGCGCTCGACAAGCCGGAGGGGCGGGAGATCGCCCAGGCCATCATCACCGCGTCGGGGGAGGATGCCGGCTTTCTGCTGACCAACCTGCCGGCCAGCGGCTGGATGGGCTACGAGGCGCTTTCCGCCAAGCGCGACGACCTGATCATGCTGCGGCTGACCGGCAATCCGGACGGATCGGCGGCGGTGGATTACACCGTCAACTGCGCCGGCGGATTTCCGATGGCGACCGGCAGGGGAGGGGAGCCGGTGAACCATGTTCTGCCGGCGTGGGACGTGGCGGCCGGCCTCTACCTCGCCACCGGGCTGCTGGCGGCCGAACGGCATCGGCGACGCACCGGCCGGGGGCAGGAGGTGACGGTGGCGCTGGCCGACGTGATGCTGGCGACCATCGGCAATCTCGGCTACCTCGCCGATGTCCGGGTGAACGGCGCCGTGCGTCCGCCGATGGGCAACGACCTGTATGGCGCCTATGGCCGCGACTTCGCCACCGCCGACGGGCGGCGCGCGATGGTCGTCGCCATTTCAAACCGCCAGTGGAAGGCGCTCGGCAAGGCCACCGGGCTGACCGACAGGCTGGCGATGATCGGCCCGCTGATGGGCGTGGACATGGATGACGAAGGCGGGCGCTTCCAGGCCCGCGATGCGATCTCCGCCGTGCTCGCCCCCTGGTTCGCCGCCCGCAAGCTGGCGGAGGTCGAGGCCGCATTCGCCGGCTCGGGCGTGCTGTGGGGCCCCTACCGCGATTTCGGCCAGCTCGTCGCCGAGGATGCCCGCTGCTCCACCGCCAACCCGCTTTTCCGTGAAATAGACCAGCCCGGCGTCGGGTCGCTGCTGGTTCCCGGATCGCCGCTCGGCTTTCCCGGCATGGGCGAGCGCACCGATCATCGCCCGGCGCCCGGCCTGGGGCAGGACACCGACGCGGTGCTGGCCGATCTGCTGGGGCTGCCCTCCGCGGAGATCGGCCGTCTTCATGATGCCGGCATCGTCGCGTAG
- a CDS encoding dimethyl sulfoxide reductase anchor subunit family protein has product MQEWPILVFTALLTSAVGLAGYTALAGYWLHDALQERQRFQVLRLPMLVASGLAVAGLAASFAHLGYPMNAPNAIRHVASSWLSREILLVSAFIGAICLTTLWALRSGKAQSRLLSGAFLIGVLGVLAMGEIYRNTSVVTWMHLNTHVMFLGGLILMGSVLGLLLIAPGVAGRVDPATTRKLFAATAALVLAGLAAQLLVQPSYVAAIGASPLNEVVTYPLHPVEAFEANGGLRAARWVLGLAGAALMMLAAWQVSRNGERGRWPLAAVAGLLLLSGEVVGRYVFYAIHG; this is encoded by the coding sequence ATGCAAGAGTGGCCAATCCTAGTTTTCACCGCCTTGCTGACCTCCGCGGTCGGCCTGGCCGGATACACCGCCCTCGCGGGCTACTGGCTGCACGACGCGCTGCAGGAACGCCAGCGCTTCCAGGTGCTGCGGCTGCCCATGCTGGTGGCCAGCGGCCTTGCCGTGGCGGGGCTTGCCGCGTCCTTCGCCCATCTCGGCTATCCCATGAACGCGCCGAACGCGATCCGGCACGTGGCGTCGTCCTGGCTCAGCCGGGAAATCCTGCTCGTCTCGGCGTTCATCGGCGCCATATGCCTGACCACGCTGTGGGCGCTCCGGAGCGGCAAGGCGCAGAGCCGCCTGCTGTCGGGGGCGTTCCTGATCGGCGTGCTGGGCGTCCTGGCCATGGGCGAGATCTACCGCAACACCTCCGTGGTGACGTGGATGCACCTGAACACCCACGTCATGTTCCTGGGCGGGCTCATCCTGATGGGCTCCGTCCTCGGGCTGCTCCTGATCGCGCCCGGCGTCGCCGGACGGGTCGACCCCGCCACGACGCGCAAGCTGTTCGCCGCCACGGCGGCGCTGGTCCTGGCCGGCTTGGCGGCCCAGCTCCTGGTGCAGCCGTCCTATGTAGCGGCGATCGGCGCCAGCCCGTTGAACGAGGTGGTGACCTACCCGCTGCACCCCGTCGAGGCCTTCGAGGCCAACGGCGGTCTTCGGGCCGCGCGGTGGGTTCTCGGCTTGGCCGGCGCCGCGCTGATGATGCTGGCCGCCTGGCAGGTGTCGCGAAACGGCGAACGCGGCCGCTGGCCGCTGGCCGCCGTCGCCGGTCTGCTGCTGCTTTCGGGCGAAGTGGTCGGCCGGTATGTTTTCTATGCGATCCACGGCTGA
- a CDS encoding aldo/keto reductase, whose amino-acid sequence MTATRRAILQGALAATAMAMQPAFARTQANSLAGAAATRRIPSTGEAIPAVGLGTWITFNVGDDDELRDECAAVMDAFFRAGGGMIDSSPMYGSSQQVVGYGLRKLGQPESLFSADKVWISSGSRGPSQVEQSRSLWGVPRFDLLQVHNLLSWDEHLKTLFAMKAAGRLRYVGITTSEGRRHDLLEAIMASQPLDFVQLTYNIVDREVEDRILPLAAARGIGVIVNRPFQQGVLLRRLAGQPLPAWAGDIGATSWAQVVLKFIISHPAVTVAIPATSQVAHVRENMAAMSGPLPDAAMRRRMADHVRAL is encoded by the coding sequence ATGACAGCGACACGACGGGCGATCCTGCAGGGCGCTCTTGCCGCGACAGCCATGGCGATGCAGCCGGCCTTCGCCCGGACACAGGCGAATTCACTGGCCGGTGCCGCGGCGACACGGCGCATTCCCTCCACGGGCGAGGCGATTCCCGCCGTCGGGCTCGGCACCTGGATCACCTTCAATGTCGGCGACGACGACGAGTTGCGCGACGAATGCGCGGCTGTCATGGACGCCTTCTTCCGGGCCGGGGGCGGGATGATCGACTCCTCTCCCATGTACGGCTCCTCACAGCAGGTGGTCGGTTACGGCCTGCGGAAGCTGGGGCAGCCCGAAAGCCTGTTCTCGGCCGACAAGGTCTGGATCTCCTCCGGCAGCCGCGGGCCGTCGCAGGTCGAACAGTCGCGCAGCCTGTGGGGCGTGCCGCGCTTCGACCTGCTGCAGGTCCACAACCTGCTGTCGTGGGATGAGCATCTGAAAACGCTGTTCGCGATGAAGGCGGCGGGCCGGCTCCGCTATGTCGGCATCACCACCTCGGAAGGCCGCCGCCACGACCTGCTGGAGGCGATCATGGCCAGCCAGCCGCTCGACTTCGTGCAGCTCACCTACAACATCGTCGACCGCGAGGTGGAGGACCGCATCCTGCCGCTGGCGGCGGCGCGCGGGATCGGCGTCATCGTCAACCGCCCGTTCCAGCAGGGCGTCCTGCTCCGCCGGCTGGCCGGCCAGCCGCTGCCCGCCTGGGCCGGCGACATCGGCGCCACCAGCTGGGCGCAGGTCGTCCTGAAATTCATCATCTCCCATCCCGCCGTCACGGTGGCCATCCCCGCGACCAGCCAGGTCGCGCATGTGCGGGAAAACATGGCCGCGATGAGCGGACCGCTGCCCGACGCCGCGATGAGAAGGCGCATGGCCGACCATGTGAGGGCGCTCTGA
- a CDS encoding acyl-CoA dehydrogenase family protein: protein MSSTLSTVSPSEAAPHLLPDLLQATASALDAVAQLAVAAERGVAALVAPDGRVDAALLDRHQVAAHGFAWVATYAEALRQMRGWAERLDRAGRLGELESAMLQAAFGEYLAQLDGGLAMSQGEIVRPADFGLGEAEREAFRTEAVRRLIAAGNASGLRLRIAELLADALHGGGFGDPALEDEALDMVRDQFRRFVADAVEPHAHDWHLKDELIPLAVVEQMAEMGVFGLTVPEEDGGLGMGKLAMCVVTEELSRGYIGVGSLGTRAEIAAELIRMGGTAEQRARWLPRIASGEILPTAVFTEPNTGSDLGSLRTRAVADGDTYRVTGAKTWITHGSRSDLMTLLVRTDPDAPGYRGLSMLLAEKPRGTEDDPFPAEGMSGGEIPVLGYRGMKEYEIGFDGFAVPRENLLGGVEGQGFKQLMATFESARVQTAARAVGVAQNAMELGLRYAQERIQFGRPLAAFPRVAGKLAWMAVETMIARQLTYFAAREKDSDRRCDIEAGMAKLLAARVAWSNADNAVQIHGGNGYAVEYPISRVLCDARILNIFEGAAEIQAQVVARGLLTRRN, encoded by the coding sequence ATGTCTTCCACCTTGAGCACCGTCAGCCCGTCCGAAGCCGCTCCGCATCTGCTTCCCGATCTGTTGCAGGCCACGGCCTCGGCGCTGGACGCGGTGGCGCAGCTGGCCGTGGCGGCGGAGCGCGGCGTCGCGGCGCTGGTGGCGCCCGATGGGCGCGTTGACGCCGCACTGCTCGACCGCCATCAGGTGGCGGCGCATGGCTTCGCCTGGGTCGCGACCTATGCCGAGGCGCTGCGCCAGATGCGGGGCTGGGCGGAACGGCTCGACCGCGCCGGCCGGCTGGGCGAGCTGGAATCCGCCATGCTCCAGGCGGCGTTCGGCGAGTATCTGGCCCAGCTCGACGGCGGTCTGGCGATGAGCCAGGGCGAGATCGTCCGCCCCGCCGATTTCGGGCTGGGCGAGGCGGAACGGGAGGCCTTCCGAACCGAGGCGGTGCGGCGGCTGATCGCCGCCGGCAACGCCTCCGGCCTCCGGCTGCGCATCGCCGAACTGCTGGCCGATGCGCTGCATGGCGGCGGCTTCGGCGACCCGGCCCTGGAGGACGAGGCGCTGGACATGGTCCGCGACCAGTTCCGCCGTTTCGTCGCCGACGCGGTGGAGCCGCATGCCCATGACTGGCATCTGAAGGACGAGCTGATCCCGCTCGCCGTCGTCGAGCAGATGGCCGAGATGGGCGTGTTCGGCCTGACCGTGCCGGAGGAGGACGGCGGGCTGGGCATGGGCAAGCTCGCCATGTGCGTGGTGACGGAGGAGCTGTCGCGCGGCTATATCGGCGTCGGCTCTCTCGGCACCCGCGCGGAGATCGCGGCCGAACTGATCCGCATGGGCGGCACCGCCGAACAGCGGGCGCGCTGGCTGCCGCGCATCGCGTCCGGCGAGATCCTGCCGACCGCCGTGTTCACCGAGCCCAACACCGGCTCCGACCTGGGCAGCCTGCGCACCCGCGCGGTGGCGGACGGCGACACCTATCGCGTCACCGGGGCGAAGACGTGGATCACCCATGGCAGCCGGTCGGATCTGATGACGCTGCTGGTGCGCACCGATCCCGACGCTCCCGGCTATCGCGGCCTGTCGATGCTGTTGGCCGAGAAGCCGCGCGGCACCGAGGATGATCCCTTCCCGGCGGAGGGCATGAGCGGCGGCGAGATCCCGGTGCTGGGTTATCGCGGCATGAAGGAATACGAAATCGGCTTCGACGGCTTCGCCGTTCCCCGCGAGAACCTGTTGGGCGGTGTCGAGGGCCAGGGCTTCAAGCAGCTGATGGCGACCTTCGAATCCGCCCGCGTCCAGACCGCCGCCCGCGCCGTCGGCGTGGCGCAGAACGCCATGGAACTCGGCCTGCGCTATGCCCAGGAGCGCATCCAGTTCGGCCGTCCGCTCGCCGCCTTCCCGCGCGTCGCCGGCAAGCTGGCCTGGATGGCGGTGGAAACGATGATCGCCCGCCAATTGACCTATTTCGCCGCGAGGGAGAAGGACAGCGACCGCCGCTGCGACATCGAGGCCGGCATGGCGAAGCTGCTGGCCGCGCGCGTCGCCTGGTCGAATGCCGACAATGCCGTGCAGATCCACGGCGGCAACGGCTACGCCGTCGAATATCCGATCAGCCGCGTGCTGTGCGATGCCCGCATCCTGAACATCTTCGAAGGGGCGGCGGAAATCCAGGCCCAGGTCGTGGCGCGCGGCCTGCTCACCCGGCGCAACTGA
- a CDS encoding LysR family transcriptional regulator, with protein sequence MELLELRYFVQVADLGSFSKASVKLGITQPALSRQVQKLEHELRTSLFYRHGRGVSLTQQGRKLYDVVRHLLGALSEIKEEIQDQSERLTGSVTLGLPPSICATLGAPLARRFHENYPDATLRIHEVFSGTLLEWVEGGRLDLAVLYDARRGRSMLSSPLLVENLLLVQSAKDAGAGNDGQVEVEMLGDLRFVLPGLENGLRRVVDAAVRRADIDLQVDMEIDSVTAIKQLVEEGMGSTILPFGAVHREVRQGRLVAREIASKDMNAMLVTATPLHQPVSKATRALLRLIHVEVVKCVANGVLKGKVVAPGSAGENSVL encoded by the coding sequence ATGGAACTTCTGGAACTGCGCTACTTTGTTCAGGTGGCTGACCTTGGCAGCTTTTCAAAGGCTTCGGTCAAGCTTGGCATCACCCAGCCCGCGCTCAGCCGGCAGGTCCAGAAGCTGGAGCACGAGCTGCGCACCAGCCTGTTCTACCGTCATGGGCGCGGCGTGTCGCTGACGCAGCAGGGACGCAAGCTGTACGACGTGGTCCGCCATCTGCTGGGCGCGCTGTCGGAGATCAAGGAGGAGATCCAGGACCAGTCGGAACGGCTGACCGGGTCGGTCACACTGGGTCTGCCGCCATCGATCTGCGCGACGCTGGGGGCGCCGCTGGCCCGCCGGTTCCACGAGAACTATCCCGACGCCACACTGCGCATCCACGAGGTGTTCAGCGGCACGCTGCTGGAATGGGTCGAGGGCGGACGCCTCGACCTCGCCGTCCTTTACGACGCCCGGCGGGGGCGCAGCATGCTGTCGTCGCCCCTGCTGGTGGAGAACCTGCTGCTGGTGCAGTCCGCGAAGGATGCCGGCGCCGGCAACGACGGGCAGGTCGAGGTGGAGATGCTGGGCGACCTGCGTTTCGTGCTGCCCGGCCTGGAGAACGGCCTGCGCCGTGTGGTGGACGCGGCGGTGCGCCGGGCCGACATCGACTTGCAGGTCGATATGGAGATCGACTCCGTCACCGCGATCAAGCAATTGGTGGAGGAGGGGATGGGATCGACCATTCTTCCCTTCGGCGCCGTCCACCGCGAGGTGCGCCAGGGCCGGCTGGTCGCGCGCGAGATCGCGTCGAAGGACATGAACGCCATGCTGGTCACCGCGACGCCGCTGCATCAGCCGGTGTCGAAGGCGACCCGTGCCCTGCTGCGGCTGATCCATGTCGAAGTCGTCAAATGCGTCGCCAACGGCGTGCTGAAGGGCAAGGTCGTCGCTCCCGGCAGCGCGGGGGAGAACAGCGTGCTTTGA
- a CDS encoding DMSO/selenate family reductase complex A subunit produces MRCEDKDMGCTFNLTRRRFLEASGLASLPFLAGGFVFPVAAASARPSGDLERIVQTCSTFDCGGKCAIKAHVKDGVLTRISTRLDGEVNPEMPVMRGCVRGRGYRRFIYNPDRLKYPMKRVGKRGEGKFERITWDEATDIIAREWKRIGDTHGPASRFCHVNTAGTGGPFSGDVMARRLLSLTGGYLDYYHSVSMGNTAAVTPYTYGTSRSGSSIDTLLDSKLVILWGHNPAETIFGHTNHYFQEMKRRGIKFIVVDPRYSDSVSAYADQWIPLLPTTDNALMDAMAYVIVTENLHDKAFLDTYCVGFDEEHMPEGVPADESVMSYLMGRKDGTPKTPEWAEAICKVPANTIRELARSYATAKPAALIQGWGPQRHGCGERIARGGTLLASLTGNVGKSGGWASGYGGIGNRKFPSFPDSVANPVKASISIMNWQQAVEDAGKVTPEVGLKGAEALETNIKMMFCLAGNYLVSQNPDVNAAARLLADESKVEFIVCSDLYLTPSAKYADILLPAISFAERWNLGETWGTGNYVMLSEKLIEPLHEARDEYDWLTDVARKLGVEKEFTLGRSQKDWIVAIVEESRKDTPGFPSFDELLAKRVHYFESTGYVAFKKQIEDPANNRFDTPSGKIELFSKRLYDMKNPEIPAVPRYVASWEGPQDPLTGKYPLQLITWKGKNRANSTFQLNPWEQAVQPQQLWINPIDAAKRGLKKGDTVRIFNDRGITEIGIDITPRIIPGVVALQSAAWWRPGPEGIDRGGCANVLSSTRMTPLAHGNSHQTMLVEVSKA; encoded by the coding sequence ATGCGCTGTGAGGACAAGGACATGGGCTGTACTTTCAATCTGACGCGCCGGAGGTTTCTGGAAGCGAGCGGGCTGGCAAGTCTGCCGTTTCTGGCCGGCGGCTTCGTTTTCCCGGTCGCCGCCGCGTCCGCGCGTCCATCGGGAGATTTGGAACGGATCGTCCAGACCTGCTCCACCTTCGACTGCGGCGGCAAATGCGCGATCAAGGCGCATGTCAAGGACGGCGTCCTGACCCGGATCAGCACCCGGCTCGACGGCGAGGTGAACCCCGAGATGCCGGTCATGCGCGGCTGCGTGCGAGGCCGCGGCTACCGCCGGTTCATCTACAACCCGGATCGCCTGAAATATCCGATGAAGCGCGTCGGCAAGCGCGGCGAAGGCAAGTTCGAGCGCATCACCTGGGACGAGGCCACCGACATCATCGCCCGCGAATGGAAGCGGATCGGCGACACACACGGGCCGGCTTCGCGCTTCTGCCATGTGAACACGGCCGGCACCGGCGGGCCGTTCTCGGGCGACGTGATGGCGCGGCGGCTGCTCAGCCTGACCGGCGGCTACCTCGACTACTATCACTCCGTCAGCATGGGCAACACCGCCGCGGTGACGCCCTACACCTACGGAACCAGCCGCAGCGGCAGCAGCATCGACACCCTGCTCGACAGCAAGCTGGTCATCCTCTGGGGCCACAACCCGGCCGAGACGATCTTCGGCCACACCAACCACTATTTCCAGGAGATGAAGCGGCGCGGCATCAAGTTCATCGTCGTCGATCCGCGCTATTCGGATTCCGTGTCGGCCTACGCCGACCAGTGGATTCCCCTGCTCCCCACCACCGACAACGCGCTGATGGACGCGATGGCCTATGTCATCGTGACCGAGAACCTGCACGACAAGGCGTTCCTCGATACCTATTGCGTCGGCTTCGACGAGGAGCACATGCCCGAGGGGGTTCCGGCGGACGAGTCCGTCATGTCCTACCTGATGGGCCGCAAGGACGGCACGCCGAAAACCCCGGAATGGGCCGAGGCGATCTGCAAGGTACCGGCCAACACCATCCGCGAACTGGCGCGCAGCTACGCCACCGCGAAGCCGGCGGCCCTGATCCAGGGCTGGGGACCGCAGCGCCATGGTTGCGGTGAACGCATCGCCCGCGGCGGCACGCTGCTCGCCAGCCTGACGGGCAATGTCGGAAAGTCGGGCGGCTGGGCATCCGGATACGGCGGCATCGGCAACCGCAAGTTCCCGTCCTTCCCCGACAGCGTTGCGAACCCGGTGAAGGCCTCCATCTCGATCATGAACTGGCAGCAGGCCGTCGAGGACGCCGGCAAGGTCACGCCGGAGGTGGGGCTGAAAGGCGCCGAGGCGCTGGAGACGAACATCAAGATGATGTTCTGCCTGGCCGGCAACTACCTCGTCAGCCAGAATCCCGATGTCAACGCCGCCGCCAGGCTCCTGGCCGACGAAAGCAAGGTCGAGTTCATCGTCTGCAGCGACCTGTATCTGACGCCGAGCGCCAAATACGCCGACATCCTGCTGCCGGCGATTTCCTTCGCGGAGCGCTGGAACCTGGGCGAGACCTGGGGCACCGGCAACTACGTCATGCTGTCGGAGAAGCTGATCGAACCCCTGCACGAGGCCAGGGACGAGTACGACTGGCTGACCGACGTCGCGCGCAAGCTCGGCGTCGAGAAGGAGTTCACGCTCGGCCGCTCGCAGAAGGATTGGATCGTCGCCATCGTCGAGGAGTCGCGCAAGGACACTCCGGGCTTCCCAAGCTTCGATGAGCTTCTGGCGAAACGGGTCCACTACTTCGAATCGACCGGCTACGTCGCCTTCAAGAAGCAGATCGAGGATCCCGCGAACAACAGGTTCGACACCCCGTCGGGAAAGATCGAGCTGTTCTCCAAGCGGCTCTACGACATGAAGAACCCGGAAATCCCGGCGGTCCCGCGCTACGTCGCGTCCTGGGAAGGGCCGCAGGATCCGCTGACCGGCAAATACCCGCTCCAGCTCATCACCTGGAAAGGCAAGAACCGGGCGAATTCGACCTTCCAGCTCAATCCCTGGGAACAGGCGGTCCAGCCCCAGCAGCTTTGGATCAACCCGATCGACGCGGCCAAGCGCGGCCTGAAGAAGGGCGACACGGTCCGCATCTTCAACGACCGCGGCATCACCGAGATCGGCATCGACATCACCCCGCGCATCATTCCCGGCGTGGTGGCCCTGCAAAGCGCGGCCTGGTGGCGGCCCGGTCCGGAAGGCATCGACCGCGGCGGCTGCGCCAACGTGCTGAGCTCCACGCGCATGACCCCACTGGCTCACGGCAACTCGCATCAGACCATGCTTGTCGAAGTCAGCAAGGCGTAA
- a CDS encoding molecular chaperone TorD family protein yields MHSSDTAELLDLVGALFSLDPEDARMQPVLAELARQSATMASPGAGAGETSHILARLGRPFDRAALHRTYMDLFVGPAPLEAPPWGSVHLDVERSLYGPSTLRLRDFLIREGIAAQAPSSGPEDHFGTLCWIGAWLVTEERLDSFDELLGQHLLPWAPRYLRTLRLAAQARVTSGEETAAFYADAAALAESVLRGVAGHRAVPFPQDAPAAIPDRQEQ; encoded by the coding sequence ATGCACAGCAGCGATACCGCCGAACTCCTCGATCTGGTCGGCGCCCTGTTCAGTCTCGATCCTGAGGACGCGCGCATGCAGCCCGTCCTGGCGGAGCTGGCCCGGCAATCCGCGACCATGGCGTCGCCCGGCGCCGGGGCCGGCGAGACTTCGCACATCCTTGCCCGGCTGGGCCGGCCCTTCGACCGGGCGGCGCTGCACCGGACCTACATGGACCTGTTCGTCGGCCCGGCGCCCCTGGAGGCGCCGCCCTGGGGGTCCGTCCATCTCGACGTCGAACGCTCCCTCTACGGCCCGTCCACGTTGCGCCTCCGGGATTTCCTGATCCGGGAAGGGATCGCCGCGCAGGCGCCCTCCTCCGGGCCGGAGGACCATTTCGGCACGCTGTGCTGGATCGGCGCCTGGCTCGTCACCGAGGAGCGGCTGGACAGCTTCGACGAGTTGCTCGGCCAGCACCTCCTGCCCTGGGCGCCGCGCTATCTGCGGACGTTGCGGCTGGCGGCGCAGGCCAGGGTAACGTCCGGCGAAGAGACCGCCGCGTTCTATGCCGACGCGGCGGCGCTCGCGGAATCGGTGCTGCGGGGCGTCGCCGGGCATCGCGCCGTCCCCTTCCCGCAGGATGCTCCCGCCGCGATTCCGGACCGGCAGGAACAATGA
- a CDS encoding DMSO/selenate family reductase complex B subunit, translating to MGKQLGFYIESSLCSGCKTCQVACKDKNGLDDGRAFRRIHEVRGGGFAEAGKGYVNNVFAYTMSISCNHCSDPVCVKNCPTTAMTKRTEDGVVVVDTAKCVGCGTCAWSCPYGAPQMNKATGQMSKCDFCIDLQAKGEDPVCVAACPLNAIKYGPIEELRARYGTVADAKGLPSSSITRPNLVIRPHQGAQLEG from the coding sequence ATGGGAAAGCAACTCGGGTTCTACATAGAATCCAGTCTTTGCAGCGGCTGCAAGACCTGCCAGGTCGCCTGCAAGGACAAGAACGGCCTCGACGACGGCCGGGCCTTCCGCCGCATCCATGAGGTTCGCGGCGGCGGCTTCGCGGAAGCGGGCAAGGGCTACGTCAACAACGTCTTCGCCTACACGATGTCGATCTCGTGCAACCACTGCTCGGATCCCGTCTGCGTCAAGAACTGCCCGACCACCGCCATGACCAAACGGACGGAGGATGGCGTCGTCGTCGTGGACACGGCGAAATGCGTCGGCTGCGGCACCTGCGCGTGGTCCTGCCCCTATGGCGCGCCGCAGATGAACAAGGCGACCGGGCAGATGTCGAAATGCGACTTCTGCATCGATCTCCAGGCGAAGGGCGAGGATCCGGTCTGCGTCGCGGCCTGCCCCCTCAACGCCATCAAATACGGCCCCATCGAGGAGCTGCGCGCCAGATACGGCACGGTCGCCGACGCCAAGGGCCTGCCCAGTTCCTCGATCACCAGGCCCAACCTCGTCATACGGCCCCATCAGGGTGCCCAGTTGGAGGGCTGA
- a CDS encoding glucose 1-dehydrogenase, with amino-acid sequence MTKRLDGKVALITGAAQGLGLAMAETFVREGARVAVVDINADAARAVAERLGDAAIGIAANVTKAADVEMTIAATVEKFGRLDILVNNAGSTHANGPFENVSEEEFDRVFALNVKSIYLYSKAVVATMRAQKSGVILNLGSTAGLRPRPGLVWYNATKGAVHNITQSLALELAPDNIRVCALAPVATETPLLATFMGGDTPEKRARMLGIVPLGRLGQPSDVANAALYLASDEAAFITGVVLEIDGGRCV; translated from the coding sequence ATGACGAAGCGCCTGGACGGCAAGGTTGCCCTGATCACCGGGGCGGCGCAGGGCCTGGGTCTTGCGATGGCCGAAACCTTCGTGCGCGAGGGCGCCCGCGTGGCGGTCGTCGACATCAACGCGGACGCCGCCCGCGCGGTCGCGGAACGGCTGGGCGACGCCGCCATCGGCATCGCCGCCAACGTGACGAAGGCCGCCGATGTCGAGATGACCATCGCCGCCACGGTCGAGAAGTTCGGGCGGCTCGACATCCTGGTGAACAACGCCGGCTCCACCCACGCCAACGGCCCGTTCGAAAACGTGTCCGAAGAGGAGTTCGACCGCGTCTTCGCCCTGAACGTCAAGTCGATCTACCTCTATTCCAAGGCGGTGGTGGCGACGATGCGGGCGCAGAAGTCCGGCGTGATCCTCAACCTCGGCTCCACCGCCGGGCTGCGTCCGCGCCCCGGGCTGGTCTGGTACAACGCCACGAAGGGCGCGGTACACAACATCACCCAGTCGCTGGCGCTGGAACTGGCGCCCGACAACATCCGCGTCTGCGCGCTGGCTCCGGTCGCCACCGAAACGCCTCTGCTCGCCACCTTCATGGGCGGCGACACCCCGGAGAAGCGGGCGCGCATGCTCGGCATCGTTCCGCTCGGCCGCCTGGGCCAGCCCTCCGACGTCGCCAATGCCGCGCTGTATCTCGCCTCCGACGAGGCGGCGTTCATCACCGGCGTGGTGCTGGAAATCGACGGCGGCCGCTGCGTCTGA